Genomic segment of Candidatus Bipolaricaulota bacterium:
ATCGCTACGTTCCGCTCACCCTCACATAACACAGTATATGCGGTTCGCTCCTGCCGTCGCTCTCCCATATTTTTTGCCCTTATTTTCTGATAAAATAATAATGAAGTGAGCAAAAAACATCGCATATACTGAAACGTTATACGCAATTCAAAAAATATTTTTCTCAATGTAAAATGAAGATAGGCTTTCAAAGGAGAATAAATTTGATTTTTTCTTTATTTAAAGAGGGGGAATATGAATGAAAATTTTAAATTTTCGGGAACAAGAAGCGCAATAGAACAGGCTAAGTTAAGTGAAAAAGAATTACGAATCATAAATGGTGCTGGATTAACACCGGAGGACTTAGAAAAACTTCTTAGAAAACCTCCTTATGCAGAAGGTAGCTATGCCTTGATTTTTGAAGTAAATGAATCTGATCATAAAAATATTGCAAAAGTGTGGAAAAATCCTCAAAACGATGCAATTAGAGCGCGACATGAAAATGCGGCCTTGCGATTGTTGCGTAAACATAAATCTAAACAAGTACCTCGTAATTTAGGATATTTACATTCTGAGATAATTCTTTTTGAAGAAAAAATAAAGGGAAAGCATATAGTAGACTTCGATGAGCTTGCGATTTGTCAATTGGCAGAAACTTTGGCAAAAATACATAATATAAAGCTTAGCTCATATGGTAAATTGATTGAGCCAAGATTAAAGGGTACTCAAAAAGATTATCTTATGGCTGAGATAAGCAAATTAAGAGAATCTCTTTCAACTTCATCTGGAAAACCAGAATTACTTAAATTGATTGAGCAAGCGATAGATAAATTTGAAAATGCCGCAACGTCATCTCCGGAAGCTTTTAAAAAAAGAGTGTTCACGCTTATACATTTTGACTTGAATCGTAATAATATTTTGAAATCAAATGATAATAATAAGATTATAATTATTGATTGGGAACAGGCGGCTGCAGGAGATAATGCCATGGATATTGCAAAAATGTTTTTGAAATTGAATTTTACAGAGAAACAAAAAATGCAATTTATTGAAGAATACGGGAAATGGTTTGATAAAAATGATAATTCTTTTCAGGCTAGACTTGGGGTGTATGAGCCATTTGTTCTTATTAATTCAATTTTATGGAGGTTGCGGGTATTAAAAAATACGCCAAAAGAAACATCCTCTGCAAATGAAAAGGAGTTTTACGCTCGTGTTAAAAGTAATTTAGACTTAGAACTAATAAAACTAAAAAAATATTTATCATAAAAATTTAATTTATGTCCAAACTAGATCTACACATACACACTACTCATTCCGATGGCAAATTATCAGTGCCCCAAATAGCCGAGATTATAAAAGAAAAAAAAATTGAATACTGCGCTTTAGCTGATCATAATAGTATATCCGGCATTCAAGAACTCATAGACGCTCTTGAAGGTTCTGGAATTATCGTTATTCCAGCGGCTGAGCTGACAGCAAAACACAACAATAACGAAATCCATGTTTTGGCCTATGATTTTAATATAGCTTCGGCCGCGAAAATAATAAAAGAGCGCAATGAGATTGTGCATTCACAAAAAATAGAAGAAATGAAATTAGCTATTAAGCTTTCTCGGGAAGCGGGACTTGAGGTAACTGAAGGTCTCAGTCTTAACGAAAAGCAACCAGCAACCCTAACTATTGCTCTTGATATTTGCGCTAACAGTTCCAATCAAAACTTTTTTTTAAAAAAATTCGGCAAACAGCTAACTCCAGAAGATGTATTTTATGAATATCAGGCGCCTGGCAAATTTTGTGCAGTGGAAAGAGGCGGTGTTACTGTTGAATGGCTAATACAAAAATTTAAAGGGATCGCTCAAGATCTTATTATCGCTCATCCCTTCGTCTCTGTAAGCGTTGTCGCTCTGCCACTTAATGAATCTGAAATTAAAAATTTACTTAAAATGGGATTAACCGGCATTGAAGTCTACCACAATCGCACGACTGACGAACAAATAAATTTATTAAAAAAAATGGTTAAAGAAAAATCCCTCCATTACACTGGCGGGTCTGATTCTCATGGGAAGGAAAATGATACGCAGATAGGCCAGTACGGCGATTCCAGAGACATCCCTGATTTTTTTCTGACTAACCATAAATCAAATCTTATAAATAATTAAAAATATGTCCAATCTCATATTAATTAATGAAGTGACAACAAATCTTCGTTCTAATTTTAAAGAATTTAAATGTATACAATCAGCGTATCTTTATGGTAGCATCTTAACGGACAATTTCCATAAAAAAAGCGATATTGATGTTTTATTTATAGTCAAAGACATTAAAGACCGCCAAGCTTTTTTTAAAAAAATTAAAACCATTCGCACTAAAGAAAAAAAATTCAAACTAGATATAAACATTGTATTTGAGAGTGAATTTCGTAATCTTTGGCATATTTTTAGGCCACCAACATTTTTTGTCTGGATTAAGCAGCGAAATGCGTTGCTCTGGGGCAAAGACTGTATTCGCGATATTAAGCAAGAAAAAATAACGGTAAATTCCATATATAAGCGCGCGGTTGATTTAGCGCAAGGTTGCAGAGCGGTATACTTGAATGATAAAGATGTGGATTTTTGGGAAATAAAATATAGCAGATGGTTACGCGAGTTACAATATGGGATATTATATCTTTCTGGCGATTTAGAGCTTGATTCTAAGATCTGCGGCAGGAAACTATGCAAATCATTCCCTGAACTCAAAAAAGCCAGACTTCTTACTAAGAAACAATTACCCATTAAAAGTCTTTCTGAAATAGCAGAATCATTCGTACTTTGTGTTTATAATCATTTTGTAAAACCATGAAAATATTAATGCTTACATCTCGGTATGGCTTTGGATACGGTATGGGTTATTCTGCCTATAAAGAAGCAATGGCCTTAGCTGACTTAGGGGTTTCGGTTACTGTAGTTCATTGCTTCAATAGCCCTGAAATTTCAATGTTTTTTGATTCTAGGATTAATACCATCTATTTACCAATCATTAAATTGCCACTTATCGGTTTTTTTGTTTATTACTTTAAACTTAAAAATTTTTTAAAAAATGATCTCAAGATACAAGAATTTGATTTAATATACCTACAGTCCCTAGAGTTTGGCCTGCTTGACCTAAAAAAAATAAAGATCCCGATATATTATTTTGCCAGAAGCACAATGATTGGCTTACAAAAAACGTTACAAATGGAGCACATTAAAAAATCATTTTTGAATAAAATAATTCATTTTGTCCTTGCTTGTCTTGAAAAACGATGCATGCAATATGCTAAATTGATATTCGTAAAATCTATAATTATGGCCAAGGAAGTTGAAAGTCTTTATAATATCAACTCTCGAAAAATTGTCACAGTAATGGGGGGAATAGATGAAGTAAATTTCAAAATTACTAATAGTCCTTTCAACAAGGACCTCAGAGAGAAATTGTTCATACCGTCATCAGCCAAGATTATTCTTTATGCCGGAAGAATTGTCCCTCAAAAAGGATTGATTTATTTAATTAAAGCCTCCTTACAATTGCTAAAAAATTATAATTTTGTTGTTGTTATAGCAGGTTCTTGTACAGATAAACACTATTTGAAATCAATTACGAAACTTTTGAAAAATAATATCCACAAAAAATCATTTTATTTTTTAGGACATGTTAAACAGATGGAAATGTCTTCTATTTTTAATATCGCCGACTGCATTGTGACGCCATCTTTATATGAGCCCTTCGGCATGGTGAACTTGCAGGCAGCTTTTTTGGGTAAAGCGTTAATTACTACGAATACTACCGGTTCAATTGATGTTTTGCGAGATTATCAAAAGCTAACAATTGTCCAATCTGGCTCCGTTGAAGCAATTAGTGATTCCTTGGAAAGAATATTATTAATCAAGGACAATGTGGATATGCGACCTTATGATTTTAGCCAATATTCTTGGATGAATGTTGCAAGGAAGATATTAAGATTATTTAAAAAAATTTAGAAAGTTACATAAAAAGTGTTTTGGGCTTCGGTCATTCACCCCTTTAATTCCCCTCTGACAAAAATCCAAAACAAAAACAAATTTATATTATTTAAAAAAGCCTATCAAAATAAGATTGATTGAAAAATATTTTCTGAACAGCGTATAACACGGCGTATCTGGCTACACTTTAACCAAATTAAGACATTAATTAAATCGAAAAATTAAAGCGTTCCGCCCATATTGCTCGTTAAAGAATAATCAAAATATTACAAAATTCCCCGAATTCAAGACGAGCAACATCAGATATGCCGAAACGTTATCGGAAATAATTAAAAGTTTTTCCGCCTTCGGCGGGATTATTTGGGGGCTAATTTTTTTATTTTTTTATAACTCAAAACAAACTATGATATAATAAATATAGGCATTTCTTTAATTAACAACTTAACAAGTAATAAATTATGCAAATCTCAATGAGCAAAACGAGGGAGCAGTTTCCCTTGAGTACGAAAAAAGTTCTCAAAAAAACTGTGGCAGGAACGCTCGCAATATCAATAATACTATTTATTATCTGGGTCGTTATCGCCATTGCTATTGGCGCAAGTGATGGAAGTTCTGCTGGAATATTAGGAATAGCCACTTTTGGAATTTTTGGATTAATACTCCTCGTTGTATTCGGAACATATTTTTATCAAAAGTGGTATTATGCGGTATATTTTTATGACCTCACTGATGACT
This window contains:
- a CDS encoding PHP domain-containing protein, giving the protein MSKLDLHIHTTHSDGKLSVPQIAEIIKEKKIEYCALADHNSISGIQELIDALEGSGIIVIPAAELTAKHNNNEIHVLAYDFNIASAAKIIKERNEIVHSQKIEEMKLAIKLSREAGLEVTEGLSLNEKQPATLTIALDICANSSNQNFFLKKFGKQLTPEDVFYEYQAPGKFCAVERGGVTVEWLIQKFKGIAQDLIIAHPFVSVSVVALPLNESEIKNLLKMGLTGIEVYHNRTTDEQINLLKKMVKEKSLHYTGGSDSHGKENDTQIGQYGDSRDIPDFFLTNHKSNLINN
- a CDS encoding nucleotidyltransferase domain-containing protein, producing the protein MSNLILINEVTTNLRSNFKEFKCIQSAYLYGSILTDNFHKKSDIDVLFIVKDIKDRQAFFKKIKTIRTKEKKFKLDINIVFESEFRNLWHIFRPPTFFVWIKQRNALLWGKDCIRDIKQEKITVNSIYKRAVDLAQGCRAVYLNDKDVDFWEIKYSRWLRELQYGILYLSGDLELDSKICGRKLCKSFPELKKARLLTKKQLPIKSLSEIAESFVLCVYNHFVKP
- a CDS encoding glycosyltransferase family 4 protein, with translation MKILMLTSRYGFGYGMGYSAYKEAMALADLGVSVTVVHCFNSPEISMFFDSRINTIYLPIIKLPLIGFFVYYFKLKNFLKNDLKIQEFDLIYLQSLEFGLLDLKKIKIPIYYFARSTMIGLQKTLQMEHIKKSFLNKIIHFVLACLEKRCMQYAKLIFVKSIIMAKEVESLYNINSRKIVTVMGGIDEVNFKITNSPFNKDLREKLFIPSSAKIILYAGRIVPQKGLIYLIKASLQLLKNYNFVVVIAGSCTDKHYLKSITKLLKNNIHKKSFYFLGHVKQMEMSSIFNIADCIVTPSLYEPFGMVNLQAAFLGKALITTNTTGSIDVLRDYQKLTIVQSGSVEAISDSLERILLIKDNVDMRPYDFSQYSWMNVARKILRLFKKI
- a CDS encoding aminoglycoside phosphotransferase family protein encodes the protein MNENFKFSGTRSAIEQAKLSEKELRIINGAGLTPEDLEKLLRKPPYAEGSYALIFEVNESDHKNIAKVWKNPQNDAIRARHENAALRLLRKHKSKQVPRNLGYLHSEIILFEEKIKGKHIVDFDELAICQLAETLAKIHNIKLSSYGKLIEPRLKGTQKDYLMAEISKLRESLSTSSGKPELLKLIEQAIDKFENAATSSPEAFKKRVFTLIHFDLNRNNILKSNDNNKIIIIDWEQAAAGDNAMDIAKMFLKLNFTEKQKMQFIEEYGKWFDKNDNSFQARLGVYEPFVLINSILWRLRVLKNTPKETSSANEKEFYARVKSNLDLELIKLKKYLS